In the Cystobacter fuscus DSM 2262 genome, one interval contains:
- a CDS encoding chalcone isomerase family protein: MKNTTLCAVLLTAVLALPAAAKDVAGVAFPDSVSVEGKELKLNGVGLRKKLVFNVYAAGLYLQNPSREGAQAIGSEQIKRVRMSMLRDLDKKTISEAIVDGFKKNAKDKLPSLQQRLDTFTSAIPDLKKGDELLLTYVPGQGTTIESKGGQKISVEGKDFADALFSVWLGNNPVDGGVKDGMLGKE, translated from the coding sequence ATGAAGAACACCACGCTGTGTGCCGTGTTGTTGACCGCCGTACTCGCGCTGCCCGCCGCCGCCAAGGACGTGGCGGGGGTGGCGTTTCCCGACTCGGTGTCCGTCGAGGGCAAGGAGCTGAAGCTCAACGGGGTGGGCCTGCGCAAGAAGCTCGTCTTCAACGTGTACGCCGCCGGCCTCTACCTGCAGAACCCGTCGCGCGAGGGCGCCCAGGCCATCGGCTCGGAGCAGATCAAGCGCGTGCGGATGTCCATGCTGCGCGACCTGGACAAGAAGACGATCTCCGAGGCCATCGTGGATGGCTTCAAGAAGAACGCGAAGGACAAGCTGCCCTCGCTCCAGCAGCGGCTGGACACCTTCACCTCGGCCATTCCGGACCTGAAGAAGGGCGACGAGCTGCTGCTCACGTACGTGCCCGGCCAGGGCACCACCATCGAGAGCAAGGGGGGACAGAAGATCTCGGTGGAGGGCAAGGACTTCGCCGACGCGCTCTTCTCGGTGTGGCTCGGCAACAACCCGGTCGACGGCGGCGTCAAGGACGGGATGTTGGGCAAGGAGTAG
- a CDS encoding helix-turn-helix domain-containing protein: MNENALNANVGLKLRGLRLARNIKQTDAAKDLGVSPAYLNLIEKGKRVMPFPLLWKALRYFDQDPEQFMSTLGEGRVDEALAKLLDEPLLKSLDIDSESLQSLSAEPKLAGTVAALFNLYKNTRTQLENVLAQLNSEERSRMNAGPGGSEGPRFDYSPFDEVSDFLESHHNYFPELEEQAEALRRDFKLGRLLSSPQLIPMLEERFGYRVRVEAASSGSSVVRRLDPDTKELILSPDLTEQPLKFQLAASLGILMLDQEKLVERIVGAARTRHAETLRLIKVNLANYFAGALMLPYGEFFKEVERTRYDVELLSNLFGTTYETVAHRLCNLSDPKRRGLPFHFLRADIAGNISKRYSGTGIKFATGGGSCGKWAVHLAFLNPSQITRQYSMMPDGTSYFCFAKVQLQPIEGSIVRGTAYSIGLGTHAENAKYLAYGLPTTDLRKDAVPSGISCRFCERTDCNQRAAASYRFAFSFDEYTKKDCFFSPLLVHEAGRAESLDKAPRRRNKAEEN; the protein is encoded by the coding sequence ATGAACGAGAACGCACTGAACGCCAACGTGGGACTGAAGCTGCGCGGACTGCGGCTCGCCCGGAACATCAAGCAGACGGACGCGGCGAAGGATCTGGGGGTGTCCCCGGCGTACTTGAACCTCATCGAGAAGGGCAAGCGCGTCATGCCCTTCCCGCTCTTGTGGAAGGCGCTGCGCTACTTCGATCAGGATCCCGAGCAGTTCATGTCCACGCTGGGCGAGGGCCGGGTGGACGAGGCGCTCGCGAAGCTGTTGGACGAGCCGCTGCTCAAGAGCCTCGACATCGACTCCGAGTCCCTGCAGAGCCTGTCGGCGGAGCCGAAGCTGGCCGGCACGGTGGCGGCGCTCTTCAACCTCTACAAGAACACGCGCACGCAGTTGGAGAACGTGCTCGCGCAGCTCAACTCCGAGGAGCGCTCGCGCATGAACGCGGGGCCGGGCGGCTCGGAGGGGCCGCGCTTCGACTACTCCCCGTTCGACGAGGTGAGCGATTTCCTCGAGTCGCACCACAACTACTTCCCCGAACTGGAGGAGCAGGCCGAGGCGCTGCGGCGCGACTTCAAGCTCGGGCGCCTGCTGTCGAGCCCCCAGCTCATCCCCATGCTGGAGGAGCGCTTCGGCTACCGCGTGCGCGTGGAGGCCGCCTCCAGTGGCTCCTCGGTGGTGCGCCGCCTGGACCCGGACACCAAGGAGCTCATCCTCTCGCCGGACCTCACCGAACAGCCGCTCAAGTTCCAGCTCGCCGCGTCGCTCGGCATCCTGATGTTGGATCAGGAGAAGCTGGTGGAGCGCATCGTGGGCGCGGCGCGCACCCGGCACGCGGAGACGCTGCGGCTCATCAAGGTGAACCTGGCCAACTACTTCGCCGGCGCGCTGATGCTGCCCTACGGGGAGTTCTTCAAGGAGGTGGAGCGCACGCGCTACGACGTGGAGCTGCTGTCCAACCTCTTCGGCACCACGTACGAGACGGTGGCGCACCGGCTGTGCAACCTGTCGGATCCGAAGCGCCGCGGCCTGCCCTTCCACTTCCTGCGCGCGGACATCGCCGGCAACATCTCCAAGCGCTACAGCGGCACCGGTATCAAGTTCGCCACCGGCGGCGGCTCGTGCGGCAAGTGGGCCGTGCACCTGGCCTTCCTCAACCCGTCGCAGATCACCCGGCAGTACTCGATGATGCCGGACGGCACGTCCTACTTCTGCTTCGCCAAGGTGCAGTTGCAGCCCATCGAGGGCTCCATCGTGCGAGGCACGGCCTACTCCATCGGCCTGGGCACCCACGCGGAGAACGCCAAGTACCTGGCGTATGGGCTGCCCACCACGGATCTGCGCAAGGACGCCGTCCCCAGCGGCATCTCCTGCCGCTTCTGCGAGCGCACCGACTGCAACCAGCGCGCGGCCGCCAGCTACCGCTTCGCCTTCTCGTTCGACGAGTACACCAAGAAGGATTGCTTCTTCTCGCCCCTGCTGGTCCACGAGGCCGGCCGTGCGGAATCACTGGACAAGGCGCCGCGCCGCCGTAACAAGGCCGAGGAAAACTAG
- a CDS encoding HvfC/BufC N-terminal domain-containing protein, whose protein sequence is MKPGLRGFFESMEAYFADPGPEALERLYTAHPGWDAPRSRVELYGHMVRHHGEATLDKLYPRVRGCVEPALWAELVRAHGASRPHRPFEMNRLGEGFAGFLADEAGARGLPDFLPALARFEWTDFAVYTSMEPVPARVERLTVNPTLMMLEHPFRLCAFMRAGVGERPEPGQELALLWRHPERLVTMYLEAEERSLLVLKMAVEGLEPRQVAEATGVEEAVIRAAVDTRVADGLVLAP, encoded by the coding sequence ATGAAACCGGGACTGCGTGGCTTCTTCGAGTCGATGGAGGCGTACTTCGCGGACCCGGGGCCGGAGGCGCTCGAGCGGCTGTACACGGCGCACCCGGGCTGGGACGCGCCGCGCTCGCGCGTGGAGCTCTATGGGCACATGGTGCGCCACCATGGCGAGGCCACCCTGGACAAGCTCTACCCGCGGGTGCGCGGGTGCGTGGAGCCGGCGCTCTGGGCGGAGCTGGTGCGGGCCCATGGCGCCTCGCGTCCTCACCGGCCCTTCGAGATGAACCGCCTGGGCGAGGGCTTCGCCGGCTTCCTCGCGGACGAGGCGGGGGCTCGGGGGCTGCCGGACTTCCTGCCCGCGCTGGCGCGCTTCGAGTGGACGGACTTCGCGGTGTACACGTCGATGGAGCCCGTGCCCGCGCGCGTGGAGCGCCTGACGGTGAACCCGACGCTGATGATGTTGGAGCATCCCTTCCGGCTGTGCGCGTTCATGCGGGCCGGGGTGGGGGAGCGGCCGGAGCCCGGACAGGAGCTGGCGCTGCTCTGGCGCCACCCGGAGCGGCTGGTGACGATGTACCTGGAGGCCGAGGAGCGCTCGTTGTTGGTGCTGAAAATGGCGGTGGAGGGGTTGGAGCCCCGGCAGGTGGCGGAGGCGACGGGCGTGGAGGAGGCGGTCATCCGTGCCGCCGTGGACACCCGGGTGGCCGACGGTCTCGTCCTGGCGCCGTGA
- the bufB gene encoding MNIO family bufferin maturase: MPVAHARRWGGEPLGVGIGLRREFYARLPETPRALDWVEIVPENFLTLGGRPQRALDACRERWPVLPHGVALNVGGPEPLDEAYLSGLQALVERLDAPFFSDHLCYARLGGAYLYDLLPLPFSPEAVEHVAPRVREVQARVGRPFLLENPSYYARMPGGTLAEADFLRHVVEEADCGLLLDVNNVYVNACNHGYEPRAFVDALPLERVGQIHLAGHERRPDVLLDTHGAPVCDEVWSLYRYVLERTGPVPTLIEWDQDIPSLEAVLDEADRARELLQGVAR; this comes from the coding sequence ATGCCGGTGGCACACGCGCGAAGGTGGGGCGGCGAGCCGCTCGGGGTGGGAATCGGGCTGCGGCGCGAGTTCTATGCGCGGCTGCCGGAGACCCCCCGCGCGCTGGATTGGGTGGAGATCGTCCCGGAGAACTTCCTCACGCTCGGCGGCCGTCCCCAGCGTGCGCTGGACGCGTGCCGCGAGCGCTGGCCGGTGCTGCCGCATGGGGTGGCGCTGAACGTGGGTGGTCCGGAGCCACTGGACGAGGCCTACCTCTCCGGGCTCCAGGCGCTGGTGGAGCGGCTGGACGCGCCCTTCTTCTCGGATCACCTCTGTTACGCGCGGCTGGGGGGCGCCTACCTCTACGATCTGCTGCCGCTGCCCTTCTCGCCCGAGGCGGTGGAGCACGTGGCGCCGCGGGTGCGCGAGGTCCAGGCGCGCGTGGGCCGGCCCTTCCTGCTGGAGAACCCGAGCTACTACGCGCGCATGCCCGGCGGCACCCTGGCGGAGGCGGACTTCCTGCGGCACGTGGTGGAGGAGGCCGATTGTGGCCTCCTGCTGGACGTGAACAACGTGTACGTGAACGCGTGCAACCATGGCTACGAGCCGCGCGCCTTCGTGGACGCGCTGCCGCTGGAGCGCGTGGGGCAGATCCACCTCGCGGGGCACGAGCGGCGACCCGACGTCCTCCTCGACACGCATGGGGCGCCCGTCTGCGACGAGGTGTGGTCGCTCTACCGCTACGTGCTCGAGCGCACCGGGCCGGTGCCGACGCTCATCGAATGGGATCAGGACATCCCCTCGCTGGAGGCGGTGCTGGACGAGGCGGATCGGGCGCGGGAGCTGCTCCAGGGGGTGGCGCGATGA
- a CDS encoding tetratricopeptide repeat protein, whose translation MNHHDTERAHILQAIQEQRNALAVTRITGDPAETGRGLLHLAELHGMLEEHAESRRHYEEALGFFQTAGDKEGQAQVLFGLGVARAHFGDHRGAVEHIAQATLLFNSLKDQENEALCRAAIGESLRAIGQPKGAEEKYQEALLLYRQAKNGPRVARLLLDIGDIRMEAGEYEAARKRFAESLQVLRKEPEIDMEALALCELLLGEAEGLLGNHEAARPHLQQAAELYSQLHDHAYESRARWDLSIACTFLQDWKGARAELETVIPLFEHQGRGEDVAKARKVLAHFDSRGV comes from the coding sequence ATGAATCACCACGACACCGAACGCGCCCACATCCTCCAAGCCATCCAAGAACAGCGCAACGCGCTCGCCGTGACGCGCATCACCGGAGATCCGGCGGAGACGGGCCGGGGACTGCTCCACCTGGCCGAGCTGCACGGCATGCTGGAGGAGCACGCCGAGAGCCGCCGCCACTACGAGGAGGCCCTGGGCTTCTTCCAGACGGCGGGGGACAAGGAGGGCCAGGCCCAGGTGCTCTTCGGGCTCGGGGTGGCGCGCGCCCACTTCGGGGATCACCGGGGCGCCGTGGAGCACATCGCCCAGGCGACGCTGCTCTTCAACAGCCTGAAGGATCAGGAGAACGAGGCGCTGTGCCGGGCGGCCATCGGCGAGTCGCTGCGCGCGATCGGCCAGCCCAAGGGCGCCGAGGAGAAGTACCAGGAGGCGCTGCTGCTCTACCGGCAGGCGAAGAACGGGCCGCGCGTGGCCCGGCTGCTGTTGGACATCGGCGACATCCGCATGGAAGCGGGCGAGTACGAGGCCGCGCGCAAGCGCTTCGCCGAGTCGCTGCAGGTGCTGCGCAAGGAGCCGGAAATCGACATGGAGGCCCTGGCGCTGTGCGAGCTGCTCTTGGGCGAGGCCGAGGGACTCCTGGGCAACCACGAGGCGGCGCGGCCCCACCTGCAGCAGGCCGCGGAGCTGTACTCGCAACTGCACGACCATGCCTACGAGTCGCGGGCCCGGTGGGATTTGAGCATCGCGTGCACCTTCCTGCAGGACTGGAAGGGCGCGCGGGCCGAGCTCGAGACGGTCATCCCGCTCTTCGAGCACCAGGGCCGAGGAGAAGACGTGGCCAAGGCCCGCAAGGTGCTCGCCCACTTCGACTCGCGCGGGGTGTAG
- the serC gene encoding 3-phosphoserine/phosphohydroxythreonine transaminase, whose translation MRVINFNPGPAGLPLPALERARDELIDFQGSGMSVMEHSHRGKEYEAVHDEAISLLTELLGIPDTHQVLFLTGGASQQFAQVPMNFLHPGTSADYLMTGVWSEKAYDEACIVGKARIAATTVGPDKRYVRVPRQEELQLDPRAAYVHMTSNNTIYGTQWHTLPEVGSVPLISDMSSDFMWKPTDVSRFAFLYAGAQKNLGPSGVLIAIARKDFIAQGRRDIPKIFRYSLHAENNSLYNTPPTLAIYLCRNVLAWMKAQGGLAGLEARNRQKGELLYRALDANAGFYRAPVERESRSFMNVVFHLPTQELDAAFVSEAKKAGMVGLKGHRICGGIRASLYNAVSVDDVRALVSFLEEFARKKG comes from the coding sequence ATGCGCGTCATCAACTTCAATCCCGGCCCCGCGGGGCTGCCCCTGCCCGCGCTCGAGCGAGCGCGCGACGAGCTGATCGACTTCCAGGGCTCGGGCATGTCCGTGATGGAGCACAGCCACCGGGGCAAGGAGTACGAGGCGGTCCACGACGAGGCCATCTCCCTGCTCACCGAGCTGCTGGGCATTCCGGACACCCACCAGGTGCTCTTCCTCACGGGAGGGGCGTCGCAGCAGTTCGCCCAGGTGCCGATGAACTTCCTGCACCCGGGCACGAGCGCGGACTACCTGATGACGGGCGTGTGGAGCGAGAAGGCCTATGACGAGGCGTGCATCGTGGGCAAGGCGCGCATCGCCGCCACCACGGTGGGCCCGGACAAGCGCTACGTGCGCGTGCCCCGGCAGGAGGAACTCCAGCTGGATCCCCGGGCGGCGTACGTCCACATGACGAGCAACAACACCATCTACGGCACCCAGTGGCACACCTTGCCCGAGGTGGGGAGCGTGCCGCTCATCTCGGACATGAGCTCGGACTTCATGTGGAAGCCCACGGACGTGAGCCGCTTCGCCTTCCTCTACGCGGGGGCGCAGAAGAACCTGGGGCCCTCGGGCGTGCTCATCGCCATCGCTCGCAAGGACTTCATCGCCCAGGGCCGCCGGGACATCCCGAAGATCTTCCGCTACTCCCTCCACGCGGAGAACAACTCGCTCTACAACACGCCCCCCACGCTGGCCATCTACCTGTGCCGCAACGTGCTGGCGTGGATGAAGGCGCAGGGCGGGCTCGCGGGGCTGGAGGCGAGAAACCGGCAGAAGGGCGAGCTGCTCTACCGCGCCCTGGATGCGAACGCGGGCTTCTACCGCGCGCCCGTGGAGCGCGAGTCGCGCTCCTTCATGAACGTGGTCTTCCACCTGCCCACCCAGGAGCTGGACGCCGCGTTCGTCTCCGAGGCGAAGAAGGCGGGCATGGTGGGTCTCAAGGGGCACCGTATCTGCGGGGGCATCCGCGCCTCCCTGTACAACGCGGTGTCGGTGGACGACGTGCGCGCCCTGGTGTCCTTCCTGGAGGAGTTCGCCCGGAAGAAAGGCTAG
- a CDS encoding AAA family ATPase: MAVMWPRALPDEVLRNELRAAERKVYQRLRDELDDSWTVFYSRPWLGLTPTGQEIDGECDFVVARADSGFLALEVKGGAVSFDPMSETWLSKDRWGIRHKIKNPVAQAMSSKYQLLKKLKDCRAWTPHRIRAQHGVILPDCQGVGSDLGAAMPQKLFCFLKDFEGSLESWLKARLGMPSFEEGEEPLGRQGLAALEELLARPFSLRTPLAHLVAEDDAAIQSLTPGQFRILTQLEEVPKAAVSGGAGTGKTLLAMEKARRCAAAGMRTLLTCFNRPLAEHVARTLGPDSGVDVMTFHALCRRKAEAAGLTVPAPAEPDAMDERWPELLMHAMEARRELRYDAVVVDEGQDFRPHWWPAVDSVLDSTGSALLYVFLDGNQRIYKEAASLPRDVGLIPIRLGENLRNTKRIHDAAGRHYAGHPILPIGPEGVLVDWREVSPAELKQALDACVARCVGQESIPAEHIAVLFAREQERKVMVPGEQLGGRPIAPCGPLRKGVLTVDTIRRFKGLERPVVIVVADQSLLADKELAYVALSRARSHLIVIGSKECLARIREPE; encoded by the coding sequence ATGGCAGTGATGTGGCCCAGGGCCCTGCCCGACGAGGTGCTGAGGAACGAGCTGCGGGCAGCGGAGCGCAAGGTGTACCAGCGGCTACGCGACGAGCTGGATGACTCCTGGACAGTCTTCTACTCCCGTCCCTGGCTGGGCCTGACGCCGACCGGCCAGGAGATCGATGGGGAATGCGACTTCGTCGTGGCCCGGGCGGACTCCGGCTTCCTCGCGCTGGAGGTCAAGGGCGGAGCCGTGAGCTTCGATCCGATGAGCGAGACGTGGCTCAGCAAGGACCGCTGGGGCATCCGCCACAAGATCAAGAATCCCGTCGCCCAGGCGATGTCCTCGAAGTATCAGCTCCTCAAGAAGCTCAAGGACTGCCGGGCCTGGACGCCCCATCGCATCCGCGCGCAGCACGGGGTCATCCTGCCGGACTGCCAGGGCGTCGGCTCCGACCTGGGAGCCGCCATGCCGCAAAAACTCTTCTGCTTCCTCAAGGATTTCGAGGGCTCGCTGGAGTCCTGGTTGAAGGCCCGCCTCGGCATGCCCTCTTTCGAGGAGGGAGAAGAGCCGCTGGGCAGGCAAGGACTCGCGGCCCTGGAGGAGCTGCTTGCCAGACCGTTCTCCCTGCGTACCCCCCTGGCGCACCTGGTGGCCGAGGACGATGCGGCCATCCAATCCCTGACGCCGGGGCAATTCCGGATCCTGACCCAGCTGGAAGAGGTTCCAAAGGCCGCCGTGTCGGGCGGAGCGGGGACGGGCAAGACCCTCCTCGCGATGGAGAAGGCCAGGAGGTGTGCTGCCGCTGGGATGCGGACCCTGCTGACGTGTTTCAACAGGCCCCTCGCGGAGCATGTCGCCCGAACCCTGGGGCCTGACTCGGGTGTGGACGTGATGACCTTCCACGCCCTGTGCCGGCGAAAGGCCGAGGCTGCGGGCCTGACCGTCCCCGCCCCCGCGGAGCCTGACGCCATGGACGAGCGCTGGCCCGAGCTGCTGATGCACGCCATGGAGGCGCGTCGCGAGCTTCGCTACGACGCCGTCGTGGTGGACGAGGGGCAGGACTTTCGTCCCCACTGGTGGCCCGCGGTGGATTCAGTCCTCGATTCCACGGGGTCCGCGCTGCTCTATGTCTTCCTGGACGGCAACCAGCGCATCTACAAGGAAGCGGCGAGCCTGCCCAGGGATGTCGGGCTCATCCCCATCCGGCTCGGCGAGAACCTGAGGAACACGAAGCGCATCCACGATGCGGCGGGACGGCACTACGCGGGCCATCCCATCCTGCCCATTGGTCCAGAAGGGGTCTTGGTCGACTGGCGAGAGGTCTCCCCGGCAGAGCTGAAACAAGCCCTGGACGCCTGCGTGGCGCGGTGCGTCGGCCAGGAGTCCATCCCGGCCGAGCACATCGCTGTGCTCTTCGCCCGTGAGCAGGAGCGCAAGGTGATGGTTCCCGGCGAGCAGCTGGGCGGACGCCCCATCGCTCCCTGCGGCCCGCTCCGCAAGGGCGTCCTGACCGTGGACACCATCAGACGGTTCAAGGGGCTTGAGCGGCCCGTCGTCATCGTCGTCGCCGACCAGAGCTTATTGGCGGACAAGGAGCTGGCATACGTGGCCCTGTCACGTGCGCGCAGCCACCTCATCGTGATTGGGAGCAAGGAGTGTCTCGCCAGGATTAGGGAGCCGGAGTAG